Proteins co-encoded in one Cricetulus griseus strain 17A/GY chromosome 1 unlocalized genomic scaffold, alternate assembly CriGri-PICRH-1.0 chr1_1, whole genome shotgun sequence genomic window:
- the LOC113832765 gene encoding UDP-glucuronosyltransferase 2B4-like isoform X3, which translates to MSVKMTAALLLLQLSGFFESVSGGKVLVWPMEYSHWLNLKTILDELVKKGHEVTVLIPSASLSYEVEDTSAIEFEIYPSSFSMTELEELYMESMNKYIYELPKQSYWKYFLMYQELVWVDSDYFESLCKDVVFNKELMKKLQTSSFDVILADPFVPCGRPTTLLEMMGKADIWLIRTYWDLEFPHPVLPNFDFVGGLHCRPAKPLPKEIEDFVQSSGEHGVVVFSLGSMVGKLTEERANVIAAGLAQIPQKVLWRFEGKKPDTLGSNTRLYKWIPQNDLLGHPKTRVFITHGGTNGLYEAIYHGVPVVGIPLFGDQFDNVVHMKIKGAGVRLDFLTMSSTDLLNAVKTVTTDASYKENAMRLSRIHHDQPVKPLDRAVFWVEYVMRNKGAKHLRVAAHDLTWFQYHSLDVLGFLLACVVTVIFIITKCCLFCCQKFAKGGKKKKRE; encoded by the exons ATGTCTGTGAAAATGACAGCAGCCCTGCTCCTGCTACAACTGAGTGGGTTCTTTGAATCTGTGAGTGGTGGGAAGGTGCTGGTGTGGCCAATGGAATACAGCCATTGGCTCAACTTAAAGACAATCCTAGATGAGCTTGTGAAGAAGGGTCATGAAGTGACTGTTCTGATACCCTCAGCTTCTCTTTCTTATGAGGTTGAGGATACATCTGCTATTGAGTTTGAGATATACCCTTCATCATTTTCCATGACTGAATTGGAGGAACTTTACATGGAGTCAATGAACAAATACATTTATGAGCTGCCAAAGCAATCATATTGGAAATACTTTTTAATGTATCAAGAATTGGTTTGGGTAGATTCAGATTATTTTGAAAGTCTATGCAAAGATGTCGTTTTCAACAAGGAACTCATGAAAAAACTACAAACCTCAAGCTTTGATGTCATCCTGGCAGATCCCTTCGTACCCTGTG GAAGACCCACAACACTCCTGGAAATGATGGGCAAGGCAGATATATGGCTCATCCGAACCTActgggatctggagtttcctCACCCTGTCTTACCAAATTTTGATTTTGTTGGAGGACTCCACTGCAGACCTGCCAAGCCTCTGCCTAAG GAAATAGAGGACTTTGTCCAGTCTTCTGGAGAGCACGGTGTTGTGGTGTTTTCCCTGGGGTCCATGGTGGGTAAGCTAACAGAAGAAAGGGCCAATGTGATTGCAGCAGGCCTTGCCCAGATTCCACAGAAG GTTCTTTGGCGATTTGAAGGCAAGAAGCCAGACACCTTGGGATCCAACACTCGGCTGTACAAATGGATCCCCCAGAATGACCTTCTTG GTCATCCTAAAACCAGAGTTTTTATAACTCATGGTGGCACCAACGGCCTCTATGAGGCCATCTACCACGGGGTCCCTGTGGTTGGCATTCCTTTGTTTGGAGACCAATTTGATAATGTTGTTCACATGAAGATCAAAGGAGCAGGTGTTAGACTGGACTTTCTCACAATGTCCAGTACAGATTTGCTCAATGCAGTGAAGACAGTCACAACTGACGCTTC CTATAAGGAGAATGCCATGCGGCTATCAAGAATTCACCATGATCAGCCAGTGAAGCCCCTGGACAGAGCTGTCTTCTGGGTTGAGTATGTCATGCGCAATAAAGGAGCCAAGCACCTTCGTGTGGCAGCACATGACCTCACCTGGTTCCAATACCACTCTCTGGATGTGCTTGGATTCCTGCTTGCCTGTGTGGTGACTGTGATCTTCATCATCACAAAGTGCTGTCTCTTTTGTTGTCAGAAGTTTGCTAAAggtggaaagaagaagaaaagggagtaa
- the LOC113832765 gene encoding UDP-glucuronosyltransferase 2B31-like isoform X2, whose product MSVKMTAALLLLQLSGFFESVSGGKVLVWPMEYSHWLNLKTILDELVKKGHEVTVLIPSASLSYEVEDTSAIEFEIYPSSFSMTELEELYMESMNKYIYELPKQSYWKYFLMYQELVWVDSDYFESLCKDVVFNKELMKKLQTSSFDVILADPFVPCGDLLAEILKIQLVFSLRFFPGSTYEKYSGGLPLPPSYVPPALSELSDQMTFMERVQNVLYVLCFDFWFQTFNEKKWNQLYTEVLGRPTTLLEMMGKADIWLIRTYWDLEFPHPVLPNFDFVGGLHCRPAKPLPKEIEDFVQSSGEHGVVVFSLGSMVGKLTEERANVIAAGLAQIPQKVLWRFEGKKPDTLGSNTRLYKWIPQNDLLGHPKTRVFITHGGTNGLYEAIYHGVPVVGIPLFGDQFDNVVHMKIKGAGVRLDFLTMSSTDLLNAVKTVTTDASYKENAMRLSRIHHDQPVKPLDRAVFWVEYVMRNKGAKHLRVAAHDLTWFQYHSLDVLGFLLACVVTVIFIITKCCLFCCQKFAKGGKKKKRE is encoded by the exons ATGTCTGTGAAAATGACAGCAGCCCTGCTCCTGCTACAACTGAGTGGGTTCTTTGAATCTGTGAGTGGTGGGAAGGTGCTGGTGTGGCCAATGGAATACAGCCATTGGCTCAACTTAAAGACAATCCTAGATGAGCTTGTGAAGAAGGGTCATGAAGTGACTGTTCTGATACCCTCAGCTTCTCTTTCTTATGAGGTTGAGGATACATCTGCTATTGAGTTTGAGATATACCCTTCATCATTTTCCATGACTGAATTGGAGGAACTTTACATGGAGTCAATGAACAAATACATTTATGAGCTGCCAAAGCAATCATATTGGAAATACTTTTTAATGTATCAAGAATTGGTTTGGGTAGATTCAGATTATTTTGAAAGTCTATGCAAAGATGTCGTTTTCAACAAGGAACTCATGAAAAAACTACAAACCTCAAGCTTTGATGTCATCCTGGCAGATCCCTTCGTACCCTGTGGTGATCTGCTGGCTGAGATTCTCAAGATACAACTGGTGTTCAGTCTCCGCTTCTTCCCTGGCTCCACATATGAAAAGTACAGTGGAGGACTCCCACTACCTCCTTCCTATGTGCCACCTGCTCTGTCAGAATTGAGTGATCAGATGACGTTCATGGAGAGGGTGCAAAATGTACTCTATGTGCTTTGTTTTGACTTCTGGTTCCAAACATTTAATGAAAAGAAGTGGAATCAGCTTTACACTGAAGTATTAG GAAGACCCACAACACTCCTGGAAATGATGGGCAAGGCAGATATATGGCTCATCCGAACCTActgggatctggagtttcctCACCCTGTCTTACCAAATTTTGATTTTGTTGGAGGACTCCACTGCAGACCTGCCAAGCCTCTGCCTAAG GAAATAGAGGACTTTGTCCAGTCTTCTGGAGAGCACGGTGTTGTGGTGTTTTCCCTGGGGTCCATGGTGGGTAAGCTAACAGAAGAAAGGGCCAATGTGATTGCAGCAGGCCTTGCCCAGATTCCACAGAAG GTTCTTTGGCGATTTGAAGGCAAGAAGCCAGACACCTTGGGATCCAACACTCGGCTGTACAAATGGATCCCCCAGAATGACCTTCTTG GTCATCCTAAAACCAGAGTTTTTATAACTCATGGTGGCACCAACGGCCTCTATGAGGCCATCTACCACGGGGTCCCTGTGGTTGGCATTCCTTTGTTTGGAGACCAATTTGATAATGTTGTTCACATGAAGATCAAAGGAGCAGGTGTTAGACTGGACTTTCTCACAATGTCCAGTACAGATTTGCTCAATGCAGTGAAGACAGTCACAACTGACGCTTC CTATAAGGAGAATGCCATGCGGCTATCAAGAATTCACCATGATCAGCCAGTGAAGCCCCTGGACAGAGCTGTCTTCTGGGTTGAGTATGTCATGCGCAATAAAGGAGCCAAGCACCTTCGTGTGGCAGCACATGACCTCACCTGGTTCCAATACCACTCTCTGGATGTGCTTGGATTCCTGCTTGCCTGTGTGGTGACTGTGATCTTCATCATCACAAAGTGCTGTCTCTTTTGTTGTCAGAAGTTTGCTAAAggtggaaagaagaagaaaagggagtaa